A stretch of DNA from Paramisgurnus dabryanus chromosome 19, PD_genome_1.1, whole genome shotgun sequence:
GGCAGAAACCAGGTCTGTGcttctcttaaagagacagttacctcaattaacctacttaagtctgtgtcattaatgttaatcaaacaatccaagacaaagagaaaatcacttctgtaggtcttaaaaataataattatgtttaattcatacaataaagacagtgatATTATTCATTTGATGACGAATCTTATTTAGTATACGGAAATAATACATTTACTCAGGCAGAAATACGATATAGAAAATCATCTGTgcaaaatatttacaaatatttgCTTTCCATTTCTGTCCCCTCATGTCATCGTTTAACAAAAAGTCTTTGCTTATATGCAAATTATTTTCAACTCGTAAACGTATCAACATTCAAACCATAATCATGCAATCTTTCTAGCATACCGTTCTAGCCTATTATTGATAGCCTGTCAATCAATATTGAAACGCCATCCTCAGGCTGAATTTCGCAATGACTCTTAACCTCAACCAAAGTGCATGTGTATAATCATGATCAGACAATTGAATTTGTTACGTCCGGAAAAAAACACCAGTCTGTCATTTGCTAAAATTTTAATAATGTTACAGACTGATGaatgttttacagtgttcaTGTTTGTATTGTAGCCTTATATTTTATCCTACGATAATACTGTAGCATTATATTTTATCCTGCATTTAAAAATTAATCAATGAGTTGCTCTGTGAACGCATGTCAGTTTATATCTGACTAACAAATTATTTCTTCCTTTTTATAGTTCAGGCTATTTATATGAATCAAttcaacgtaacgtttttatgctgcaCCGTTTGAATTTGTCCCCCGTCTCTCTGTGCGGGCGTTCATTTAAGTGCACTCAGTAGTGCACACATGGAGAGGCGTTTCAGAAAgcaagcaaacataaaatctttctgttcttgacaggacacatacaaccaaaatgatctccacagtattatttttccaataaaaacatttgtttatgtcttaggTTTAGGTATAGATTAGGCAGAAACCAGGTCCGTGCTTCTCCTAAAGAGACAGTAACGTCAATTAACCtaattaagtctgtgtcattaatgttaaacaaacaatccaagacaaagagaaaatcacttctgtaggtcttaaaaataataattatatttaattcatacaataaagacagtgatattattcatttgattcgatttctgtaccttaTGCTAATTTTAGCCCTTATGTGCAAAtgtgttctttttataaatgtttgtaattcctttatttttttaaataaataaattggtgAGGGGGCCCCCAACCAAATTTTTTATAACTTCAAATTGTGATTAATTGATACCTTTAAAATAATTAGGCAACTTCAAAAAAGTCGATTTGTAAGTTTACTTAGCAATTATTTATAATTCACCCATGCATCTCTGTTTACACTTGGGTTGTTGATGACGAATCTTATTTAGTatacacaaataaaacatttactcAGGCAGAAATTCGATATAGAAAATCATCTGTgcaaaatatttacaaatatttgCTTTCCATTTCTGTCCCCTCATGTCATCGTATAACAAAAAGTCTTTGCTTATATGCAAATTATTTTCAACTCGTAAACGTATCAACATTCAAACCACAATTATGCTACAATCTGTTTTCTAGCATACCGTTCTATCCTATTATTAAGAGCCTGTCAATCAATATTGAAGCGCCATCCTCAGGCTGAATTTCGCAATGATTCTAAACCTCAACCAAAGTGCATGTGTTTAATCATGATTAGACATTGTTGTAACAATTTGTTACGCCCAGAAAAAAACACAAGCCTCATTTGCTAAAATTTTAATAATGTGACAGACTGATCaatgttttacagtgtttaTGTTTGTATTGTAGCCTTATATTTTATCCTGCAATAAAATggatcttttaaaaatgaaccAATGAGTTGTCAGGCTCCGTGAACCCATGTCAGTTTATATCCGAGACAGATAACTGACATGGGTTCACGGAGCCTTATCTGACTAACAAATTGTTTCTTCCTTTTTATAGTTCAGGCTATTTATATGAATCAAGTCAACAACAAATTGACATTTCTTGATTTATGTAATctacagtatttaaatgatGAGCCACTGGGATTGGATTATTTATTAGCCTTCATCAAACAAACTGAAGCAGTTCTTTAATAAATCTTTTATATTCTCAACATGATATTGTTTTTCAACACTGTTCACGAACGGGTAAAACCGGTCCAGCTAGATGAGTGACAAAAGTCAAGTAATAAGAAAGAAAACGTATGTGGATGCTACACCTGGCGATCTTTCcgtataaatattttatagtaTTATTACCAGTTTAAAATATGAAGAAAACGTCCACGTGATGATCGGTAAGTTTTTTACCGTTAAACGCATGTGGTAGGCTACGTTATTTACGGTAGTTACGTTAATATTCGGTTTACTTTGAACTTGCACTGCGTTAATTTTATTATTCGTATTACATCCCTTATTTatgtattattgttttaaaaccGACATACAGAGAAGATTCTTGTAGCCtactattaaataaaatattgtattaaaaaataaattgtattgtTGAATTAAATGTGGTGTATTAGCTAAACTGATTTGATATTTGAGtggttattatatatttaaataattccTAATCTCTCAATAGTTTGTTTGCGCTTTAAAATAGTGAATCCGTATTACAAATATCCGATTTATGCTCTTCTGTGACAGGTGTTTGATTGAAACATGTGACACGTCAGAGGGAATGACTGTAAAACGATTCAGAGGAGAACGGAACTTAAGCTGAGAGAAACGAGCAAATAAAATGAATGCCTATTTTTAGCACTATAATCGTCTGGGAATACTGAAGATACAAAAATGACTGTCTTTAACCAACTGGAACGTCACTACGTCGGCTTGTTTCTGACTGTTATGACAATCTACTTTGTTGTCTATACACAAACATCAATGATGCTTTTTAGcgtcagaactgaaaacgtgaTCTTGGAAAGTTCGTGTTCTTGTAAGACTTGTGTAATGGACCCTTTGGATGATGAGTGGTTCGTTTTTCGTTACAACCCCACAGTTTCACCTTTACTCAACAGGAAAAACAGCAAGCTACCCAAAAACATCTACAAATGGTGGATGGTAAGTcttaaacaatacattttaatgaTAATCGAGGAAAGTAGTTCTCGTTTAGATCTTTAGAAACTTTAACACACAGTATAAATACCTTTAGGCGTTATAGTGATAAAGTTATGTGTACACACAGCGCGCGCCGCGCGCACTGTAAAAAGATGCAGCATGACGTTAAAgcaactttttgtttttttattttaatataatttttacaaCAGATACCTTTTTATAAAATGATTGCTATCTTGTAACTTAACACTGTGCTGTACTGTATGCAGCACTTCACGTTGATTTCCTGATGCAGGCAGATGATCTGTTAATCTTATCAGTGTTTTAAAAACCGGTATTTCTGTCTTAAGTGTGTTTTGATCTTTCTCCAGGGTCTGCAACGTTCATCACTTAATGTCAGCTACACAAAAGTGATGGACCAGCTGTTTTCACTTTTCCCAGATGAAGAACACTACTCAGACGGTGGTCCGGATCGCTGCAGAACCTGTGCTGTGGTTGGGAATTCCGGGAACCTCCTGGGATCGCATTATGGGGCTCTTATAGATTTCCATGATGTTGTCATTAGGTACTACATCATCTATTTTCTGTAACAGTAGGTACTGTTAAAAAATGACTCTTGTACTAACATGTCATTAAGAAAGGCACAAAAAATCTAGaccaggggtgggcattcctgtcCTGTCCTCCAGAACCAGGAATGCCTACACCTGATCAAGTCAGTTGCAAGGAAAATACATGGATGGGACAaaacattacatatttatttatgcattttgcaggCACTTTTGTCAAACTTACAGTTTAGTATACAATTTATCTATAtgcgtgttccctgggatcgaacccatgaagtttgtgctgctaatgctaTGCAGGCTTAACAACAAAAGGGTACTTATGTCAAAGTGCAAATTTCTATGATGGGTGTTCAGAAAATTGTTTTAACTACGTGTCAGTAAGGCGTGATGCACTATGGAGGGAGGTAGGTGAAACAATAGATGCTTGGCTTCGCCTCTTAGTTACTGTTGCCACCGCCATAAATCCTCCATGGCAGCGCGTGTTCTGCCACTGGTGCACGAGCAATGGAAAGTGATCTGGATTAAGTGAATTACTATGGGAAGTACCGCATAATCTCGGGATTAATAGCACATTTATACTTGTCACCAAATGGCCTGTTACCTGATGATTCAGATCCTTCTCACTGTTGGTGCCAAATAACTTGTGCCTTACACAACCACTTTTCTGTGCAATTCTCTCAGGATAAATAAAGGCCCAACAAAAGGCTACGAGAGGGATGTAGGCTCTAAAACCACTCATCGTATCCTCTATCCCGAGAGCGCTATGGATTTGGACAACTCAACCCACCTGGTGCTTTTTCCTTTTAAAATCCTGGACTTGCAGTGGCTCATAAGCTCCTTCACCACTAAACACATCACACGGTTAGTTTATATGAACACACTTCATTTTGAAAGATACAATAGTGGTTTAagtttttgcataatttctCTGTCATGTGTTTGTTCCTCAGCACATATATGCCGGTGAAACCTACCATTAATGCAAATATAGACAAGGTGAGCTCGTACCATGTCATGATTTATAGCTTCACAATATGAACTGTGTTTATAGGAAGTAAATGCATGCAATAGAATTGCCCTGACCTAACGATATGATGTTTCTGTCTAGGTGATGATTCTTCATCCtggatttataaaatatgtctatgATAGCTGGTTACACCGTCATGGCAGATATCCATCCACTGGCTTCATTACATTAATCTTCGCCTTGCACATCTGTGATGAGGTAAAACTATCATTGTGATTTCTAAATG
This window harbors:
- the LOC135775469 gene encoding CMP-N-acetylneuraminate-beta-galactosamide-alpha-2,3-sialyltransferase 2-like, whose protein sequence is MTVFNQLERHYVGLFLTVMTIYFVVYTQTSMMLFSVRTENVILESSCSCKTCVMDPLDDEWFVFRYNPTVSPLLNRKNSKLPKNIYKWWMGLQRSSLNVSYTKVMDQLFSLFPDEEHYSDGGPDRCRTCAVVGNSGNLLGSHYGALIDFHDVVIRINKGPTKGYERDVGSKTTHRILYPESAMDLDNSTHLVLFPFKILDLQWLISSFTTKHITRTYMPVKPTINANIDKVMILHPGFIKYVYDSWLHRHGRYPSTGFITLIFALHICDEVNIFGFGASSDGAWHHYFDKTKMNYVGGPHGGDHENKTMHELLQRNKISLYKGY